The following proteins are co-located in the Bacteroidales bacterium genome:
- a CDS encoding glycoside hydrolase family 27 protein: protein MSRPQLVLIALILFYSLTACRSDNNKNVPLAITPPMGWNSYDCYGHLVTENDVKANADYMAAHLKEYGWEYVVVDYLWYAEGLTSENIRFENPPQHIDEYGRLIPSPTLHPSSVNGKGFKPLADYVHAKGLKFGIHIMRGIPYQAIEKNTPVKGTNIKASEIANREDTCSWYQGLCGVDMTRPGAQEYYNSLLELYADWGVDFIKADDMSSPYHADEIEALQRAIRRTGRYIILSLSPGPTFIGNPRHVSTHAQMWRISGDFWDQWPKLRHQFDLCRMWAPFSGPGHWPDADMLPVGQLSIRTDIPELKPRRSQFTYEELKTMMTLWCMFRSPLMIGGNLPDMTPEELSLLTNKEALAINQRTTGNREIYRSGNTIVW from the coding sequence ATGAGCAGACCCCAGTTGGTTCTTATTGCTTTAATACTTTTTTATAGTTTAACTGCCTGCCGTTCGGATAACAATAAGAACGTTCCACTGGCCATCACTCCCCCTATGGGCTGGAACAGTTACGACTGCTACGGTCATCTGGTGACCGAAAATGATGTAAAGGCCAACGCCGATTATATGGCGGCTCACCTGAAAGAATACGGATGGGAATACGTCGTTGTGGATTACCTCTGGTATGCAGAAGGCCTTACTTCAGAAAACATCCGTTTTGAAAACCCTCCCCAGCATATTGACGAATATGGCAGACTCATCCCTTCGCCTACCCTGCATCCTTCATCTGTCAATGGCAAGGGATTCAAACCACTTGCCGATTATGTGCATGCAAAAGGACTTAAATTCGGTATCCATATTATGCGGGGTATTCCTTACCAGGCCATTGAAAAAAATACCCCGGTAAAAGGAACAAACATAAAGGCTTCAGAAATTGCCAATCGGGAAGACACCTGTTCCTGGTATCAGGGTTTGTGCGGAGTTGACATGACCAGGCCGGGAGCCCAGGAATACTACAATTCACTGCTGGAATTATACGCCGATTGGGGGGTCGATTTTATCAAGGCGGATGATATGTCAAGTCCCTATCATGCGGATGAGATTGAAGCCCTTCAGCGCGCCATACGGCGCACCGGAAGATACATTATCCTGAGCCTTTCGCCGGGGCCAACTTTTATCGGAAACCCGCGGCATGTTTCAACTCATGCCCAGATGTGGAGAATATCAGGTGATTTCTGGGATCAGTGGCCCAAACTGCGCCATCAGTTCGACCTCTGCCGCATGTGGGCGCCTTTCAGCGGTCCGGGACACTGGCCTGATGCCGACATGCTCCCCGTAGGACAGTTGAGCATCCGCACAGATATCCCGGAACTTAAACCACGCCGCTCCCAGTTCACCTATGAAGAACTGAAAACCATGATGACCCTCTGGTGCATGTTCCGTTCCCCGCTCATGATCGGAGGCAACCTGCCCGATATGACACCCGAAGAACTTAGCCTTTTGACAAATAAAGAAGCCCTTGCCATCAATCAGCGAACCACCGGCAACAGGGAAATTTACCGTTCAGGCAATACAATAGTCTGGT